The Pyricularia oryzae 70-15 chromosome 5, whole genome shotgun sequence genome includes a region encoding these proteins:
- a CDS encoding reduced viability upon starvation protein 167 — protein sequence MSFKGFTKSLGRAPQQFKSKFNIGEHTKDPVYIDAERRFQELETETKKLHNESKRYFDAINAMLNHQIAFSKAMTEIYRPISGRMSDPSSMEIEGRPEGIRACEEYEAIVKDLQETLAPELEMIESRVIRPANELLDVIKVIRKAVVKREHKQLDYDRHRAALKKLQDKKEKTMKDEKNIYKAEADLEQSTQDFNYFNDLLKDELPKLFALEREFIQPLFQSFYYMQLNIFYTLHEKMQHCDIGYFDLTRDIEEAFHEKRGDIQEQVEKITIVKFKTTGRPRPPKYQPKPTLEAPKTQGLLTAGPSSSSTTEPSPSLAPTPKYGAVHSPAQPAAAENPPPPYSPGVKSPPLKSPAVKSTAFAQHSPAMLSPGASSLAAAAAAKPKPPPPKPKPSRLSAAPAAETVTALYEYAATQEGDLSFHAGDVIEIVSRTQNANEWWTGRLNGKVGQFPGNYVQLQS from the exons ATGAGTTTCAAGGGGTTTACCAAATCGTTAGGTCGG GCGCCCCAACAGTTCAAGTCCAAGTTCAACATAGGCGAACACACCAAAGACCCGGTCTATATTGATGCCGAACGTCGCTTCCAAGAGCTCGAAACCGAGACCAAAAAGCTTCACAATGAGTCCAAGAGATATTTCGATGCCATCAACGCCATGCTTAACCACCAAATCGCATTCTCCAAAGCCATGACGGAAATTTACCGCCCAATCAGTGGGCGCATGTCGGACCCCTCCAGCATGGAGATTGAGGGCAGGCCCGAGGGCATTCGAGCCTGCGAGGAGTACGAAGCGATTGTGAAGGACCTACAAGAAACTCTGGCCCCAGAACTTGAGATGATTGAGAGCAGGGTAATCCGGCCAGCCAACGAGCTTCTAGATGTCATCAAGGTTATCCGCAAGGCGGTCGTCAAGCGCGAACACAAGCAACTTGATTACGACCGCCACCGTGCCGCCTTGAAGAAACTACAAgacaaaaaggagaaaacaaTGAAGGATGAGAAGAACATCTacaaggccgaggccgacctGGAACAGTCCACCCAGGACTTTAACTACTTCAACGACTTGCTCAAGGATGAGCTCCCAAAGCTGTTTGCGCTGGAGCGCGAATTCATACAGCCCCTCTTCCAATCTTTCTATTACATGCAGCTCAACATCTTTTATACGTTGCACGAAAAGATGCAACACTGCGATATTGGCTATTTTGATCTCACCAGGGATATTGAAGAAGCTTTCCACGAAAAGCGAGGCGACATCCAAGAGCAGGTCGAGAAGATCACCATTGTCAAGTTTAAGACCACCGGACGGCCGCGCCCACCCAAATACCAGCCGAAACCGACCTTGGAGGCGCCCAAGACCCAAGGTCTCCTCACAGCCGGGCCTTCATCCAGCTCCACAACGGAACCATCGCCCTCATTAGCCCCAACTCCCAAGTACGGAGCTGTGCACTCACCGGCGCAACCTGCGGCCGCAGAGAACCCGCCACCACCCTACTCCCCGGGGGTCAAGTCACCGCCGCTGAAAAGCCCTGCGGTTAAGAGCACAGCCTTTGCGCAGCATAGCCCGGCAATGTTGAGCCCGGGCGCCTCTTCGCTCGCGGCCGCGGCCGCGGCAAAACCCAAGCCGCCACCCCCGAAGCCAAAGCCCAGCAGGCTTAGCGCAGCGCCCGCTGCGGAGACCGTTACGGCCCTGTACGAGTACGCGGCCACGCAGGAGGGTGATTTGAGCTTTCACGCAGGCGATGTAATCGAGATTGTTAGTCGGACGCAAAATGCCAACGAATGGTGGACAGGAAGGCTGAATGGGAAAGTTGGGCAGTTCCCTG GTAACTATGTGCAGTTGCAATCATAG